In the genome of Thiomicrospira aerophila AL3, one region contains:
- a CDS encoding ClpXP protease specificity-enhancing factor, translating to MMISNRPYLIRAIYQWIVDNDWTPHIQVDANYPGVLVPQQHVQDGVIVLNLAPSAVQGLDMDNALFTFRARFSGVEQRLAVPPQAVLAIFARENGQGMPLPPEPYPETAMADEGADASAPKSGKSAKPTAKKPGLRRIK from the coding sequence ATGATGATTTCGAATCGTCCTTATTTAATTCGCGCGATTTACCAGTGGATTGTTGACAACGATTGGACGCCGCATATCCAAGTCGATGCGAATTATCCAGGTGTGCTGGTGCCGCAACAGCATGTGCAAGATGGTGTGATTGTGCTTAATCTTGCGCCATCCGCGGTACAGGGTTTGGATATGGATAACGCGCTGTTTACTTTTCGCGCCCGTTTTTCCGGCGTTGAACAGCGTTTGGCTGTGCCACCGCAAGCGGTATTGGCGATCTTTGCGCGTGAAAATGGTCAGGGTATGCCGTTACCGCCTGAGCCTTATCCTGAAACGGCAATGGCTGACGAAGGCGCGGATGCATCAGCGCCTAAGTCGGGCAAGTCTGCTAAGCCGACGGCTAAAAAACCTGGCTTACGCCGGATTAAATAG
- the rplT gene encoding 50S ribosomal protein L20 — protein sequence MARVKRGVTARAAHKKVMKAAKGYYGARRKQFTTANQAVIKAGQYAYRDRRQRKRQFRRLWIARINAAARINGMTYSRFINGLSKAGIMVDRKVLSDIAIHDAAAFTAIAAKAKAALA from the coding sequence ATGGCAAGAGTTAAGAGAGGCGTTACCGCCCGTGCTGCGCACAAAAAAGTAATGAAGGCTGCGAAAGGTTACTACGGTGCCCGTCGCAAGCAATTTACCACAGCTAACCAAGCTGTCATCAAGGCAGGCCAATATGCTTACCGTGACCGTCGTCAAAGAAAGCGCCAATTCCGTCGTCTATGGATTGCGCGTATCAATGCGGCTGCACGTATTAATGGTATGACCTATAGCCGTTTCATTAATGGTTTAAGCAAAGCCGGTATTATGGTTGACCGTAAGGTTTTATCTGATATCGCGATTCATGATGCTGCCGCGTTTACTGCTATTGCAGCAAAAGCGAAAGCAGCACTAGCCTAA
- a CDS encoding glycosyltransferase family 9 protein, which produces MKVDTMRKIDYYLGIPLCVIASLFTKLLDWVRPNAGNPTKVLFVELSEMGSTILADPAMKKTRHELGAELFFVIFSKNKPSLDLLNTIPETNIFTLREDKLSLLIWDSLRFIAWCRRNRIDATVDLELFSRVSALLTAASLAPRRVGFHNFHGEGLYRGHLLTHKVSYNPHLHIAKNFVALIHALPLNQDEQPFSKVLIADSAIKLDQVSFDETQLAPVRDKVSTLFPSYATQPYKLVLINPNASELLPQRRWPKANFESLMQRLLASHDDILILITGAPAEFDEAETLKDQVGHPRCINFAGQLKLQQMPMLYTLSELMVTNDSGPGHFSAITPLKTFVLFGPETPKLYGSLGNSTAIFAGLACSPCVSAANHRKTPCNNPVCMDAIDVDWVYREVNAHLAR; this is translated from the coding sequence GTGAAAGTCGATACGATGCGTAAAATAGACTACTACCTGGGCATTCCACTTTGTGTCATAGCCAGTCTATTTACCAAACTACTGGATTGGGTACGCCCGAATGCGGGGAACCCGACTAAAGTATTATTTGTCGAACTTTCTGAAATGGGCAGCACCATTTTGGCCGACCCCGCGATGAAAAAAACGCGCCACGAGCTGGGTGCCGAATTATTTTTTGTTATTTTTAGCAAAAACAAACCCAGCTTGGATCTACTGAACACCATTCCTGAAACGAACATTTTTACCCTGCGTGAAGACAAGCTGAGCCTACTCATTTGGGATAGCCTGCGCTTTATTGCATGGTGTCGGCGCAATAGAATTGATGCCACTGTCGATTTAGAATTGTTTTCACGCGTATCGGCGCTCCTAACCGCAGCCAGCCTCGCGCCACGACGCGTTGGTTTTCATAACTTTCATGGTGAAGGCCTTTATCGTGGCCATTTACTTACCCATAAAGTCAGCTATAACCCACACCTCCACATTGCTAAAAACTTTGTCGCCTTGATCCATGCGTTACCGCTTAATCAAGATGAACAACCCTTCTCTAAAGTGCTCATTGCGGACAGTGCGATTAAACTCGACCAAGTCAGTTTTGATGAGACGCAGCTGGCACCGGTGCGCGATAAAGTTAGTACGTTGTTTCCGAGTTATGCCACTCAGCCCTACAAGTTGGTACTGATCAACCCCAACGCCAGCGAACTCTTGCCGCAACGCCGTTGGCCTAAGGCCAATTTTGAAAGCCTGATGCAGCGCCTGCTCGCCAGCCATGACGATATCCTGATTTTAATCACTGGCGCGCCGGCCGAATTTGATGAAGCGGAAACGCTTAAAGATCAGGTCGGTCACCCACGTTGCATTAACTTTGCCGGCCAGCTTAAATTACAACAAATGCCAATGCTCTACACGCTAAGTGAATTAATGGTGACGAATGATTCCGGTCCGGGGCATTTTTCTGCTATTACCCCACTTAAAACCTTTGTGTTATTTGGCCCAGAAACACCCAAACTCTATGGCTCTTTAGGTAATAGCACGGCTATTTTTGCTGGACTGGCTTGTTCGCCCTGTGTCAGTGCCGCCAATCATCGTAAAACACCCTGTAACAATCCTGTGTGTATGGATGCGATTGATGTAGATTGGGTCTATCGGGAAGTGAACGCGCATTTAGCGCGCTAG
- a CDS encoding lysylphosphatidylglycerol synthase transmembrane domain-containing protein: MANYLKLLISAAILGFLIYKVDFAAVTHTILGADLLLLGLALVFLIASQLVAAYRWSLIMGLLSYSHPLIFYVKSYFKGAMFNQVLPTSIGGDAYRVAEVKSQGGRLREAFYGVFIDRIVGLIGLLLITLVANMIDPSLLPTHIYYLVNGLILVAFAGFFVLLALHKLPLLERWSFTKLFFDLSQRFRLVYKTPKRISQQLGLSVLIHLLAMIAIFGIGHSVGINEPLVTYLVLIPPAILLTVLPLSFAGWGLREGALIFLFMSVGIDATLVLAMSILYGILLIFAALPGLVFYVRNKHKIL; encoded by the coding sequence TTGGCTAATTATCTTAAACTCCTCATTTCCGCTGCCATTCTGGGCTTTCTAATCTACAAGGTCGATTTTGCTGCGGTCACTCACACCATTCTGGGCGCCGACTTGCTTCTGCTTGGACTTGCGCTAGTGTTCTTAATTGCCAGTCAACTGGTCGCAGCCTATCGCTGGAGCCTGATTATGGGCTTGCTTAGCTATAGTCATCCACTGATTTTTTATGTCAAAAGTTATTTTAAAGGCGCGATGTTTAATCAGGTGTTACCCACCAGTATTGGCGGCGATGCCTATCGTGTAGCAGAAGTTAAATCACAAGGTGGTCGGTTGCGCGAAGCCTTCTATGGTGTATTCATCGATCGTATTGTCGGCCTGATAGGGTTGTTACTGATTACCCTTGTCGCCAATATGATTGACCCCAGTTTATTACCCACCCATATTTATTATCTAGTGAATGGTTTAATCCTCGTCGCTTTTGCAGGTTTTTTTGTATTGCTTGCCCTGCATAAACTGCCCCTGCTCGAACGCTGGTCCTTTACCAAACTCTTTTTTGATTTATCTCAGCGCTTTCGGCTGGTATATAAAACCCCTAAACGCATTAGCCAACAACTTGGTTTGTCGGTATTAATTCATCTGTTGGCGATGATTGCTATTTTTGGGATAGGCCACAGTGTTGGGATCAATGAACCCTTGGTGACCTATTTGGTGCTGATTCCACCGGCCATTTTATTAACCGTGTTACCCCTGTCTTTTGCCGGTTGGGGCTTACGTGAAGGGGCGCTCATTTTCTTATTTATGTCGGTGGGGATTGATGCCACCCTCGTGTTAGCCATGTCAATTTTATATGGCATTTTGCTCATTTTTGCTGCACTACCAGGCCTGGTATTTTATGTGCGCAATAAACATAAAATCTTATAG
- a CDS encoding glutathione S-transferase N-terminal domain-containing protein, with translation MSDIPLTKRSVMTLFSDPRSPNSHRVRLVAKEKDIPMDVIEVDPDNLPEDLVELNPYASLPTLVDRDLILYDAQVIIEYLDERYPHPPLMSVDPISKARSRQQLRQIETEWYPLVETIVRNENADAVKVARRDLTERLIQMIPVFAHRPFFMSDDYTLVDASLAVLLWRLPSLGIDLPKSAKAITDYSNRLMEREMFNESLSDDELDMNDA, from the coding sequence ATGTCTGATATTCCATTAACTAAACGTTCCGTTATGACCCTGTTTTCTGATCCACGAAGCCCGAACTCGCATCGTGTGCGCTTGGTGGCAAAAGAAAAGGACATCCCCATGGATGTGATCGAAGTCGATCCAGATAACCTACCGGAAGATTTAGTTGAGTTAAACCCTTATGCGTCTTTGCCAACCCTCGTTGATCGTGATCTGATTCTCTATGATGCGCAGGTGATTATTGAGTATTTAGACGAGCGTTATCCGCACCCGCCTTTAATGTCGGTGGACCCGATTTCAAAAGCGCGTTCACGCCAGCAGTTGCGTCAAATTGAAACCGAATGGTATCCGTTAGTTGAAACCATTGTACGTAATGAAAACGCGGATGCGGTTAAGGTTGCGCGTCGTGATCTAACCGAGCGTTTGATTCAAATGATTCCGGTCTTTGCGCATCGTCCGTTCTTTATGAGTGATGACTATACCTTAGTCGATGCCAGTTTAGCGGTATTGCTATGGCGTTTACCGTCATTGGGCATTGATTTACCTAAATCAGCGAAAGCCATCACCGACTATTCAAATCGTTTGATGGAACGTGAAATGTTTAACGAAAGCTTGTCTGATGACGAGCTTGATATGAATGATGCCTAA
- the infC gene encoding translation initiation factor IF-3, translating into MAVRRGRPRPQQPELPKDNINDAITAKEVRLIDAEGEQVGVVATAEALTMAEAAGLDLVEIAAKAEPPVCRIMDYGKFIYQQQKKQHDAKKNQKQVQVKEVKFRPGTEEGDYQVKLRNLMRFLEQGDRVKVTIWFRGREITHKELGMKMLDRIKGDVEEVATVEQEPKMEGRQMQMMIAPTKKGK; encoded by the coding sequence ATCGCTGTAAGAAGAGGTCGTCCAAGACCACAACAACCCGAGTTACCGAAAGACAATATTAACGACGCCATTACTGCCAAAGAAGTGCGTTTAATCGATGCCGAAGGCGAGCAAGTGGGTGTGGTTGCCACGGCCGAAGCCTTGACCATGGCTGAAGCAGCGGGATTGGATTTAGTTGAAATTGCAGCGAAGGCCGAACCGCCTGTTTGCCGGATAATGGACTACGGTAAGTTCATTTATCAGCAACAAAAGAAACAGCACGATGCCAAGAAAAATCAAAAGCAAGTGCAAGTCAAAGAAGTTAAATTTCGCCCAGGAACTGAGGAAGGGGACTATCAGGTCAAGCTTCGCAACCTGATGCGTTTTCTTGAGCAGGGTGATCGAGTCAAGGTAACCATTTGGTTCCGTGGCCGTGAAATCACTCATAAGGAACTGGGAATGAAGATGTTGGATCGTATCAAAGGGGATGTTGAAGAGGTTGCGACCGTTGAACAAGAACCTAAGATGGAAGGTCGTCAAATGCAAATGATGATCGCGCCAACAAAAAAAGGTAAATAG
- a CDS encoding MerR family transcriptional regulator, whose amino-acid sequence MDKHPQQLQIDIELPDKKYFTIGEVSDICQLKSHVLRYWEQAFPQLKPSKRRGRRYYQKADLLLLLEIKSLLHDQGFTIPGAKARLDQVHSAHGVLAEQRLDAPQQDLLSRLTQLHQDVVEFKHYIQQTY is encoded by the coding sequence ATGGACAAACATCCCCAGCAGTTACAGATAGATATCGAGCTTCCAGATAAAAAATACTTCACCATTGGTGAGGTCAGTGATATTTGTCAGCTCAAATCCCATGTGCTGCGCTATTGGGAGCAGGCGTTTCCGCAGCTTAAGCCGAGTAAGCGCCGTGGTCGCCGCTATTATCAAAAAGCGGATCTATTGCTATTGTTAGAGATTAAAAGTCTGCTACACGATCAGGGGTTTACCATCCCCGGTGCCAAAGCCCGTTTAGATCAAGTGCATTCTGCGCACGGAGTGCTGGCAGAACAGCGCCTTGATGCCCCGCAGCAAGATCTACTTAGTCGCTTAACCCAACTTCATCAAGATGTGGTTGAGTTTAAGCACTATATTCAACAAACCTACTAA
- a CDS encoding ArnT family glycosyltransferase produces MISNRLFASWLPHHPAAQWSSALILLISAWHLWLAGQVGLSVDEAHYGLYALHPALSYFDHPPMIGWLLIPSVSLGQAEWLLRLPAILLWALSNAVLYHVSLRLFPQQAWLGFWTLLLVNSAVMMQLLGLAPLPEAPLILFSLLSLLALLNIRESNSWQAWLGLGLCLGLAALSKYTAITLVISLLLIMLIERRFYWLSQLKTWIAVLVTLLMISPILIWNYQHEWLSFSYQLDHGTRDPNWLLGRFFAGQAAQLVVYGPLLFIGGLLSVLWLWRFWREPNARLVIIFALPILLLFGYGGGHKMTLPHWTALAWLFLAPLLIHWLYANWQRAWLKTLVVIHAIWVVGLTLALNLLLVMPQLAKAPNHPLQELHGWPEVVDRAQAWQSKLADQQQPVSLWVTNWTHASRLAWYAYPEPVYVDDRRIDQFDLWFPLPETLPEQALFIWPNYGDKLRDHATLRFERCQLLERIDYPDANQPSVYYHLYLCQPKGLL; encoded by the coding sequence ATGATCTCTAATCGCCTCTTCGCTTCTTGGTTACCTCACCATCCGGCTGCCCAATGGAGTAGCGCACTGATTTTGTTAATCAGTGCCTGGCATCTTTGGTTAGCCGGCCAAGTCGGTTTGAGTGTGGACGAAGCCCACTATGGGCTTTATGCGTTGCATCCGGCGCTGAGTTATTTTGATCATCCACCGATGATTGGTTGGTTGCTGATTCCATCGGTCAGCTTGGGTCAAGCTGAGTGGTTATTGCGCTTGCCAGCGATACTCCTTTGGGCGCTCAGTAATGCGGTGCTTTATCATGTTAGCTTGAGGCTGTTCCCGCAGCAGGCCTGGTTAGGGTTTTGGACCTTGTTGCTCGTCAATAGCGCTGTGATGATGCAGCTGTTGGGCTTAGCCCCACTGCCCGAAGCACCACTGATTCTGTTTAGCTTATTAAGCTTGCTGGCGTTACTTAACATACGCGAAAGCAATAGCTGGCAGGCCTGGTTAGGCCTTGGTCTATGCTTAGGCTTGGCGGCGCTGTCAAAATATACCGCGATTACCCTGGTGATCTCACTGCTGTTGATTATGCTAATCGAACGACGCTTTTATTGGCTTAGTCAATTAAAAACCTGGATCGCCGTGTTGGTGACCTTGCTAATGATTAGCCCGATATTGATTTGGAATTATCAACATGAGTGGCTGTCATTTAGCTATCAACTTGACCATGGCACTCGCGATCCAAATTGGCTATTGGGTCGGTTTTTTGCCGGCCAAGCGGCACAACTGGTGGTTTATGGACCGTTATTATTCATCGGTGGACTGTTAAGCGTTCTTTGGCTGTGGCGCTTTTGGCGTGAACCTAATGCCCGCCTAGTGATTATTTTTGCGCTGCCGATCCTACTGCTGTTTGGGTATGGCGGCGGTCATAAAATGACCCTGCCGCACTGGACCGCACTGGCGTGGTTATTTTTAGCCCCACTGTTAATTCATTGGCTTTATGCTAATTGGCAGCGCGCCTGGCTTAAAACCCTAGTGGTCATCCACGCTATTTGGGTGGTAGGGCTGACCTTAGCGCTTAATTTGTTGTTAGTCATGCCGCAACTGGCTAAGGCGCCCAATCATCCGTTACAAGAATTACATGGCTGGCCGGAGGTGGTTGATCGCGCGCAAGCCTGGCAAAGCAAGCTGGCTGATCAGCAACAACCGGTATCCTTGTGGGTCACAAACTGGACCCATGCTAGCCGCCTAGCGTGGTATGCCTACCCCGAGCCGGTATATGTCGATGATCGGCGTATTGATCAATTTGATTTGTGGTTTCCGCTACCCGAAACCCTGCCTGAGCAGGCGCTGTTTATTTGGCCCAACTATGGCGACAAACTGCGCGACCATGCCACGCTGCGCTTTGAACGCTGCCAGTTACTCGAGCGCATAGATTACCCGGACGCAAACCAACCCAGTGTCTACTATCATCTCTATCTCTGCCAACCCAAAGGTTTGTTATAA
- the rpmI gene encoding 50S ribosomal protein L35: MPKIKTHSGAAKRFKKTGSGRFKCKQSHLRHILTKKSTKRKRQLRAPNMIHDHDVAMVRRMLPYL; encoded by the coding sequence ATGCCAAAAATTAAAACACATAGTGGCGCAGCTAAGCGCTTCAAAAAGACCGGTTCAGGCCGTTTCAAGTGCAAACAATCTCACTTGCGTCATATCCTGACTAAAAAATCAACTAAGCGTAAGCGTCAGTTGCGTGCGCCTAACATGATCCATGACCATGATGTGGCAATGGTTCGTCGTATGTTACCGTACCTATAG
- a CDS encoding integration host factor subunit alpha translates to MGTLTKADMAEKLADMYGFNKRESKDLVEQFFNEITDVLISGECVKISGFGNFELRDKASRPGRNPRTGEEVAISARRVVTFKPGQKLRIQVDNYTG, encoded by the coding sequence ATGGGAACCTTAACAAAAGCTGATATGGCCGAAAAACTCGCTGATATGTACGGGTTTAATAAGCGTGAATCAAAGGATTTGGTCGAGCAATTTTTTAATGAAATCACCGATGTATTGATTAGCGGTGAGTGCGTCAAGATTTCTGGGTTTGGAAATTTTGAGCTGCGCGATAAGGCATCACGACCCGGACGTAATCCACGTACGGGTGAAGAAGTCGCGATTTCAGCTAGGCGAGTAGTCACCTTTAAGCCTGGTCAAAAATTACGTATTCAGGTGGATAACTACACAGGCTAA
- the pheS gene encoding phenylalanine--tRNA ligase subunit alpha, giving the protein MQDKLTAILAQAKDTVERATQLAEVEQLRVDLLGKKAEVTALMKTLGQLSSEERPLVGQQINDVKQAIQQLISDKKQALETAKMAADLARETIDVTLAGRDLDLGGLHPVTRTLRRIEQLFAKAGFDVATGPEIEDDWHNFGALNIPETHPARAMHDTFYIDESTVLRTHTSGVQIRIMENQAPPIRIIAPGRVYRCDSDQTHTPMFHQIEGLIVEKNANFAQLMQLLTEFLQHFFEDDQLKTRFRPSYFPFTEPSAEVDIATELFGAGRWVEVLGCGMVHPNVLRNVGIDPEEYTGLAFGLGVERLAMLRYGVKDLRQFFENDLRFLKQFQ; this is encoded by the coding sequence ATGCAAGACAAACTCACCGCAATTCTAGCGCAAGCCAAAGATACTGTTGAGCGCGCAACGCAACTGGCTGAAGTTGAGCAACTTCGTGTTGATTTACTGGGTAAAAAAGCCGAAGTGACCGCCCTGATGAAGACCTTGGGTCAGTTATCGTCTGAAGAACGTCCATTGGTGGGCCAGCAAATTAATGATGTTAAACAGGCGATTCAGCAGCTGATTAGTGATAAAAAGCAAGCGCTAGAAACCGCTAAAATGGCCGCAGATTTAGCCCGTGAAACGATTGATGTGACGCTGGCTGGGCGTGATTTAGATTTGGGCGGCCTGCATCCGGTCACCCGGACATTAAGACGCATTGAGCAGCTGTTTGCGAAAGCTGGCTTTGATGTCGCGACTGGACCAGAAATTGAAGACGATTGGCATAATTTTGGTGCTTTAAACATCCCTGAAACCCATCCTGCTCGTGCAATGCACGACACCTTTTATATCGATGAAAGCACCGTACTGCGCACCCACACCTCCGGGGTACAGATTCGGATTATGGAAAATCAGGCACCGCCCATTCGGATTATTGCGCCAGGGCGAGTTTATCGCTGTGATTCTGATCAAACCCACACGCCGATGTTCCATCAAATTGAAGGCTTGATTGTTGAAAAGAATGCTAATTTTGCGCAACTAATGCAGTTGCTGACCGAATTCTTACAGCACTTCTTTGAAGACGATCAACTTAAAACACGCTTTCGTCCGTCTTATTTTCCGTTTACAGAGCCTTCAGCAGAGGTCGATATCGCCACTGAGCTGTTTGGTGCTGGTCGTTGGGTGGAGGTGCTAGGTTGTGGCATGGTGCATCCAAATGTATTACGCAATGTCGGGATAGACCCTGAAGAGTACACCGGCTTAGCCTTTGGACTGGGGGTCGAACGCTTGGCTATGTTGCGTTATGGTGTAAAAGACCTGCGTCAATTCTTTGAAAACGATCTTCGTTTTTTAAAGCAATTTCAATAA
- the pheT gene encoding phenylalanine--tRNA ligase subunit beta codes for MKVSEQWLRTWCNPNWTTHELSEALSLAGLEVDDVAPVAPDFSGVVVAEVVSVDAHPDAEKLRVAQVNVGDDALVQIVCGAPNVRPGIKVPCAKVGAILPDSFKIKKAKLRGVESFGMLCSATELGLEQDYDGLWELAADLTVGEDIRSALALDDQLIEVDLTPNRADCLSVEGLARELAVVSHAPFKTPFELSPLTLNGSCPQAVVIEEQQACLTYLGCVVTDYNTQAATPDWMAQRLIRSGLRPISLLVDITNYVMLELGQPMHAFDADKLQGPVRVRYAQAGEQLVTLDEKTLQLSANTLVIADDQGPLALAGIMGGLASSVTEQTQRLFFECAHFTPDAIVGKARQYGLHTDSSHRFERGVDPALPAKALTRALNLLQAIAGGWVSEWVVAGQSIQAGQATKTPIMLRRSRVTQLLGTAIEDSFITQLLARLGCQVVANDQAWSVTPPTYRFDLTIEVDLIEEIARVYGYNNLAVNQAAMPLNLKPLPESEQELHTLRMALVGRGYHEVISYSFVEESAVQQLSPEIPYVQIKNPISEDMSTMRTSLFPGLLGVLSYNQKRQQARVRIFETGLIFSLEDGQMQQVPVLGGLIYGQVAPVSWQSNNRKVDFYDLKGDVEALLAMSHLHDQVSFVPAQSPEFHPGQCAHIHYAGQTIGLIGQLHPQWLKPFGVQGPVFMFQIFQDSLLTKQVPQVTGISKFPEVQRDLAFVVEKTCPVANILASIKSLDNSLIKQIQVFDVYEGTGLAESQKSVAISLKIQHNDRTLTDDEVDQLIQQVIDRAHQRVGASLR; via the coding sequence ATGAAAGTAAGTGAACAATGGTTAAGAACTTGGTGTAACCCTAACTGGACAACACACGAGCTATCAGAAGCGCTAAGCCTTGCGGGATTGGAAGTGGATGATGTCGCGCCAGTTGCCCCTGATTTTAGTGGTGTGGTGGTTGCTGAAGTCGTCAGCGTGGACGCGCATCCTGATGCTGAAAAACTGCGCGTTGCGCAGGTTAATGTTGGTGATGACGCGCTAGTACAGATTGTGTGTGGTGCGCCTAACGTTCGCCCGGGCATCAAGGTTCCTTGTGCCAAAGTTGGCGCGATTTTGCCAGACAGCTTTAAAATCAAAAAAGCAAAGTTACGGGGCGTTGAGTCCTTTGGCATGCTGTGTTCGGCGACCGAGTTAGGGCTTGAGCAAGATTATGATGGTTTGTGGGAACTCGCTGCCGATTTAACCGTGGGTGAGGATATTCGTTCTGCGCTAGCCTTGGACGATCAGTTGATTGAAGTGGACTTGACGCCTAACCGTGCCGACTGTTTAAGTGTTGAAGGTTTGGCTCGTGAGTTAGCGGTTGTAAGCCATGCGCCATTTAAGACCCCGTTTGAATTGTCACCGCTAACCTTGAACGGCAGCTGTCCACAAGCTGTGGTGATTGAGGAGCAGCAGGCCTGCTTAACCTACCTTGGCTGTGTCGTAACGGACTATAACACCCAGGCTGCCACCCCAGATTGGATGGCGCAACGTTTGATCCGCAGTGGTTTGCGACCGATTTCCTTATTGGTTGATATTACCAACTATGTGATGCTGGAACTCGGTCAGCCTATGCATGCCTTTGATGCTGATAAGCTGCAAGGTCCAGTGCGGGTACGGTATGCTCAAGCCGGTGAACAGTTGGTGACCCTCGATGAAAAAACGCTACAACTTTCAGCCAATACGCTGGTGATTGCCGATGATCAAGGTCCGCTTGCGCTCGCGGGGATTATGGGCGGACTTGCTTCCTCGGTTACGGAACAGACTCAACGTCTATTCTTTGAGTGTGCCCATTTCACGCCGGATGCAATAGTCGGTAAAGCACGTCAATATGGTTTGCATACCGATTCTTCACATCGTTTTGAGCGCGGTGTCGATCCAGCATTACCTGCAAAAGCCCTGACCCGCGCTTTGAATTTGCTGCAGGCTATTGCCGGTGGCTGGGTGAGCGAATGGGTCGTTGCGGGGCAGTCCATTCAAGCAGGTCAGGCGACTAAGACGCCTATTATGCTTCGTCGAAGTCGCGTGACCCAATTATTAGGCACAGCGATTGAGGATAGCTTTATTACCCAGTTGTTGGCGCGCTTGGGGTGTCAGGTCGTTGCCAATGACCAGGCCTGGTCAGTCACACCACCGACCTACCGCTTTGACTTGACTATTGAAGTTGATTTGATTGAAGAGATTGCGCGCGTCTATGGTTATAACAACCTCGCGGTTAATCAAGCTGCGATGCCGCTTAATCTAAAACCCCTACCCGAATCTGAACAAGAGTTGCATACTTTGCGGATGGCACTGGTCGGGCGGGGTTATCATGAAGTCATTAGTTATAGCTTTGTTGAAGAGTCAGCGGTGCAGCAGTTAAGCCCTGAGATTCCTTATGTGCAAATTAAAAATCCGATCTCGGAAGACATGAGCACGATGCGCACCTCCCTGTTTCCAGGCCTGCTTGGCGTACTAAGCTATAACCAAAAACGCCAACAAGCGCGGGTGCGTATTTTTGAAACCGGTCTTATTTTTTCATTAGAAGACGGTCAAATGCAGCAGGTTCCGGTGTTAGGCGGCCTGATTTATGGCCAAGTGGCACCGGTGAGCTGGCAGTCAAACAATCGTAAGGTCGATTTTTACGACCTTAAAGGCGATGTGGAAGCCCTACTAGCCATGAGTCACTTGCATGATCAGGTCAGTTTTGTCCCCGCGCAAAGTCCGGAGTTCCATCCAGGTCAATGTGCACATATTCACTATGCTGGCCAAACCATTGGTTTAATAGGTCAATTGCATCCGCAATGGCTTAAGCCATTTGGTGTGCAAGGGCCGGTATTTATGTTTCAGATTTTCCAGGATAGCTTGTTAACCAAACAAGTGCCACAGGTAACAGGTATTTCTAAATTCCCTGAAGTGCAGCGTGATTTGGCGTTTGTCGTGGAAAAAACCTGTCCTGTGGCGAATATCTTAGCTTCGATAAAATCATTAGATAATTCACTGATTAAGCAAATCCAAGTCTTTGATGTATATGAAGGAACTGGATTGGCGGAATCTCAAAAGAGTGTGGCAATTAGTTTAAAAATCCAACATAATGATAGAACCTTAACCGATGATGAGGTTGATCAGTTGATTCAACAGGTAATAGACCGAGCGCATCAGCGTGTCGGTGCTAGTCTGCGATAA